In Deinococcus proteolyticus MRP, a single genomic region encodes these proteins:
- the rpoD gene encoding RNA polymerase sigma factor RpoD, with the protein MAETKTAKTKKTAAPAEAAAEKPARKPAARKPAARKPAEAGAAEKPAAKKEAAKKPASKKAAKPAAGTVDEGAADKPARKADGSDRAYYAHPAIQELLKGAKATGLVTSEEAAAALATALEAHGMDPDSSDEFDDLQLYLASKNIELQDDEDPEEDEADTDKDDDEEGEEEERYYDDMPRAVSNDPVRQYLHEIGRVPLLTLEEEIALARRIEDGEFARVELEEKGEELDDRGRRALQRRMEDGAAARQGLIEANLRLVVSIAKKYTGRGLNFLDLIQEGNQGLIRAVEKFEYRRRYKFSTYATWWIRQAINRAIADQARTIRIPVHMVETINKLTRTARQLQQELSREALPEEIAEAMGPGWDANKVEEVQKVSQEPVSLETPIGDEKDSFYGDFIPDDNLDSPVDNAAKTLLSEELEKALGKLTEREAMVLKFRKGLVDGREHTLEEVGQRFNVTRERIRQIENKALRKLKYHESRTRKLRDFLE; encoded by the coding sequence ATGGCTGAAACCAAGACTGCCAAGACCAAAAAGACTGCCGCCCCTGCCGAAGCTGCCGCCGAGAAACCGGCCCGTAAGCCTGCGGCCCGCAAGCCCGCAGCGCGCAAGCCTGCGGAAGCTGGCGCGGCCGAAAAGCCTGCGGCCAAAAAGGAAGCGGCCAAGAAGCCGGCCAGCAAGAAAGCCGCCAAGCCTGCTGCTGGTACCGTCGATGAGGGCGCCGCCGATAAGCCGGCCCGCAAGGCCGACGGCTCGGACCGCGCCTACTACGCGCACCCGGCCATTCAGGAGCTGCTCAAGGGCGCCAAGGCCACCGGCCTGGTGACCAGTGAGGAAGCGGCCGCCGCGCTGGCCACCGCGCTGGAAGCCCACGGCATGGACCCCGATTCCAGCGACGAGTTCGACGATCTGCAGCTGTATCTGGCGTCTAAGAATATCGAGCTGCAGGACGACGAGGACCCTGAAGAGGACGAGGCCGACACCGACAAGGACGACGACGAAGAGGGCGAGGAGGAGGAGCGGTACTACGACGACATGCCCCGCGCCGTGTCCAACGACCCGGTGCGCCAGTACCTGCACGAGATTGGCCGCGTGCCGCTGCTGACCCTGGAAGAGGAAATCGCGCTGGCCCGCCGTATCGAGGACGGCGAGTTTGCCCGCGTGGAGCTGGAAGAAAAGGGCGAGGAGCTGGACGACCGGGGCCGCCGCGCCCTGCAGCGCCGCATGGAAGACGGAGCCGCCGCCCGCCAGGGCCTGATTGAAGCCAACCTCCGCCTGGTGGTCAGCATCGCCAAGAAGTACACCGGACGCGGGCTGAATTTCCTCGACCTGATTCAGGAGGGCAACCAGGGCCTGATCCGCGCCGTGGAGAAGTTCGAGTACCGCCGCCGCTACAAGTTCAGCACCTACGCGACGTGGTGGATTCGTCAGGCGATTAACCGCGCCATTGCTGACCAGGCCCGCACCATCCGCATTCCGGTGCATATGGTGGAAACCATCAACAAGCTGACCCGCACGGCCCGCCAGCTGCAGCAGGAGCTGAGCCGCGAGGCGCTCCCCGAGGAGATTGCCGAAGCAATGGGACCGGGTTGGGACGCCAACAAGGTGGAGGAAGTGCAGAAGGTCAGCCAGGAGCCGGTGTCGCTGGAAACCCCGATTGGCGACGAGAAAGACAGCTTCTACGGCGACTTCATCCCCGACGACAACCTGGATAGCCCGGTAGACAACGCCGCCAAGACCCTGCTGAGCGAGGAGCTGGAAAAGGCCCTCGGCAAGCTGACCGAGCGTGAAGCGATGGTGCTGAAGTTCCGCAAAGGGCTGGTGGACGGGCGCGAACACACCCTGGAAGAGGTGGGCCAGCGCTTTAACGTGACCCGTGAGCGTATCCGCCAGATTGAGAACAAGGCGCTGCGCAAGCTGAAATACCACGAAAGCCGCACCCGCAAGCTGCGCGACTTCCTGGAATAA